The following proteins are encoded in a genomic region of Oceaniferula marina:
- the ilvC gene encoding ketol-acid reductoisomerase → MSKNYFNTLPLRRQLQELGTCRFMDAAEFANGTEAAKGKKIVIVGCGAQGLNQGLNMRDSGLDVAYTLRDAAIAEKRQSYLNATENDFAVGTYEEMLPTADIVMNLAPDKQHTSVVESVVPHMKEGACFTYAHGFNIVEEGTEIRKDLTVIMVAPKSPGSEVREEYKRGFGVPTLIACHGENDPNGNGLEIAKALCVAQGGHHAGVLESSFVAEVKSDLMGEQTILCGMLQAGSLLCFDKMKAEGVEPGFAVKLLQEGWEIITEALKQGGITNMMDRLSNPAKIKAFQLSEELKVIMRPLFEKHMDDIISGEFSSTMMADWANGDANLLGWREATGQSEFEKTEASGEISEQEFFDKGILMIAMVRAGVELAFEAMVEAGIEDESAYYESLHEVPLIANTIARKKLYEMNRIISDTAEYGCYLFAHAAVPLLEDFMKTVGTDVIGEGFGCCSTAVDNRTLVDVNFTIRNHPVEEIGEYLRDAMGNMKAL, encoded by the coding sequence ATGAGCAAGAATTATTTTAACACTCTGCCGCTGCGTCGTCAGCTACAGGAACTCGGAACCTGCCGCTTCATGGATGCTGCAGAATTTGCCAATGGCACGGAAGCAGCCAAAGGAAAGAAAATCGTTATCGTTGGCTGTGGAGCCCAGGGACTGAACCAGGGACTGAACATGCGCGACAGCGGATTGGACGTGGCATACACCTTGCGTGATGCTGCAATCGCTGAAAAGCGCCAGTCGTATTTGAACGCCACGGAGAACGATTTCGCGGTGGGAACTTATGAAGAAATGTTGCCGACGGCTGACATTGTGATGAACCTCGCTCCAGACAAACAGCACACGTCCGTTGTGGAGAGTGTGGTTCCTCACATGAAAGAGGGTGCATGTTTCACCTATGCGCACGGATTTAACATCGTTGAAGAAGGAACAGAAATCCGCAAGGACCTGACCGTGATCATGGTGGCCCCCAAGTCTCCGGGATCCGAGGTTCGTGAAGAATACAAACGAGGATTCGGCGTTCCTACGCTGATTGCCTGCCACGGGGAAAACGACCCGAACGGTAATGGTCTGGAAATTGCCAAGGCACTTTGTGTTGCCCAGGGTGGACACCATGCAGGAGTCCTTGAGTCCTCTTTTGTGGCCGAAGTGAAGTCTGACCTCATGGGTGAGCAAACGATCCTTTGTGGTATGCTGCAGGCTGGATCATTGCTTTGTTTCGACAAGATGAAAGCCGAGGGTGTTGAGCCCGGTTTTGCTGTGAAGCTGCTTCAGGAAGGTTGGGAAATCATCACGGAGGCTCTCAAGCAAGGTGGTATCACCAACATGATGGATCGTCTTTCCAACCCCGCCAAGATCAAGGCCTTCCAATTGTCTGAGGAGCTGAAAGTGATCATGCGTCCGTTGTTTGAGAAACACATGGATGATATTATTTCCGGTGAGTTTTCAAGTACCATGATGGCTGATTGGGCCAATGGCGATGCCAACCTCCTGGGATGGCGTGAGGCAACCGGTCAGTCAGAATTCGAGAAGACCGAAGCAAGCGGTGAGATTTCCGAGCAGGAGTTCTTTGACAAGGGCATTCTGATGATTGCCATGGTGCGCGCCGGCGTTGAGCTGGCCTTCGAAGCCATGGTGGAAGCCGGGATTGAAGATGAGTCCGCATATTATGAGTCGCTGCACGAAGTGCCGCTGATCGCCAACACGATCGCCCGTAAGAAACTTTATGAAATGAACCGGATCATTTCCGACACCGCAGAGTATGGATGTTACCTCTTCGCTCACGCTGCCGTGCCGCTGCTGGAAGACTTCATGAAGACCGTCGGAACGGACGTGATTGGTGAAGGATTCGGCTGCTGCTCCACCGCTGTGGACAACCGCACCTTGGTGGATGTGAATTTCACGATTCGCAACCATCCTGTGGAAGAGATTGGTGAATACCTTCGTGATGCCATGGGCAACATGAAAGCCCTTTAA
- a CDS encoding peptidylprolyl isomerase: MLKRSLCLVGGLAMATGSVSAQIYADVKTTKGTFTMQLYYQTAPRAVANFIRLAEGSSYWLDPSNGLLKKEPYYNGLKFHRVLQGVVSQAGARVDEPTDDGPGYTFRDEMGIPGAVDRFWLVYMDNIGPNTNRARFFMTASSAPVTYSAHTLFAQVNNDPQASDPYASRKVCYDINQVAVDDEWKPVDDVIIEEVSIRRVGASAQAFDEHGQDLPQMAPLAFSLLDPKGDASLEMEMPPGSLTRLSYSGDLNDWQQEPSRLLSGASEAESAWDVSSLIGDASNMFFHVSQVKFPANSVYWPDQLKGRDMQIATNVVPEVSGQIGTSTVYRFSSESGGTAYNAVGAGAFNVKVQSRHWLGSAMEFETPYSCIYNGKVHTMKYRLHLGVDSMSLSNYSGRIRGSLVLFRGGEERASFGVTGTLSITST; encoded by the coding sequence ATGTTGAAACGCAGCCTATGCTTGGTCGGGGGGCTGGCCATGGCGACGGGTTCGGTATCCGCACAGATCTATGCGGATGTCAAAACCACGAAGGGGACGTTTACGATGCAGCTGTATTACCAGACAGCGCCGCGTGCCGTTGCCAATTTTATTCGATTGGCTGAGGGGTCGAGTTACTGGTTGGATCCTTCGAACGGCCTGTTGAAAAAGGAGCCATACTACAACGGTCTAAAATTTCACCGTGTGTTGCAAGGTGTGGTCAGCCAGGCGGGAGCCCGGGTCGATGAACCCACGGATGACGGTCCAGGCTACACCTTCCGTGATGAGATGGGTATCCCGGGGGCGGTGGATCGCTTCTGGTTGGTTTATATGGATAATATCGGCCCCAATACCAACAGGGCCCGTTTTTTTATGACGGCTTCCTCAGCGCCAGTCACCTACAGTGCGCATACCTTGTTTGCCCAAGTGAACAATGACCCGCAGGCGTCGGACCCTTATGCGTCGAGAAAAGTCTGTTATGACATCAATCAGGTAGCGGTTGATGACGAATGGAAACCTGTGGACGATGTGATCATCGAAGAAGTTTCGATCAGGCGTGTTGGAGCTTCAGCCCAGGCTTTTGATGAGCACGGTCAGGATCTGCCGCAGATGGCGCCATTAGCTTTCAGTTTGCTCGATCCCAAGGGGGATGCGAGCTTGGAAATGGAGATGCCGCCGGGGAGTCTGACTCGCCTGAGTTACAGCGGTGATCTGAATGATTGGCAGCAAGAACCTTCCCGATTGTTAAGTGGTGCCTCGGAGGCTGAATCAGCCTGGGATGTATCTTCCCTGATCGGAGATGCATCGAACATGTTTTTCCATGTTTCGCAGGTGAAATTTCCGGCAAACTCAGTCTATTGGCCCGATCAGTTGAAGGGAAGGGATATGCAAATTGCCACCAACGTTGTCCCCGAGGTTTCAGGTCAGATTGGAACCAGCACGGTTTACCGTTTTAGTTCTGAAAGCGGGGGGACGGCATACAATGCCGTGGGTGCGGGTGCTTTCAATGTGAAGGTGCAGTCCAGGCACTGGCTGGGATCTGCGATGGAATTTGAGACACCCTATAGCTGCATATACAATGGGAAGGTGCATACGATGAAATACCGCCTGCATTTGGGAGTTGATAGCATGAGTTTATCGAATTATTCGGGCCGAATCCGGGGATCGTTGGTTTTGTTTCGTGGTGGCGAGGAACGGGCATCCTTCGGGGTGACTGGAACCTTGTCGATTACTTCGACTTGA
- a CDS encoding beta strand repeat-containing protein: MKKNIDIKKDRNAAFVTESGMANERHSMVTRLMKSCMLMGMAGIVMTSQTSAQSISVNFGADRGGPINEAGKTSGAVLVQGDYWNNTTVNGGGTLGSLVDSTGVVTGASVTWTANNSYLSGSTGATATSENGDLTTGYLDDGGAGWSVTLDSPYLLNDIYMIQATDQGGGTSQAANYAAVSVNGTYYKGDGAGSTVLASGSADTWSGVNWTNADALLESDHYLKVEDQVSVVLAADRNSARAAIAGVQVVNAYTGTLSYWDTNGATAGAGGATPSGNWSDANWSASETGEAATSNWTGGHAAVFAAGGDATGAYTVTLGGSESVDAVWVQEGDVTLTGGTVALGGTGLLRADGASTLTIDSGLTATDLNTLGAITLNSANTVSGRATITGTTTLGADHSLGSLAGTGALAIGANALTVGSDNTDSSYLGALTGSGNLIKNGTGTLTVRNNVGYTGAATVNAGTLNVDGGGNLNWNVSGSGNFSKTGGGQLTVLSDISVTGTLTVEDDILQVGDVGTAGSIGSPSSIALNRNGLALRYRLSGKDVVLDSSSVTFGDVNSHLRQHGGTAVDKLTITNTTLAGTTTDANGSGVQGLMSSYGGELIYGTGTTATFRELQLANGNVIIEDGADVTARYLNIGNGGGTSGTITQTGGSVTMEAGSAGIRIGHWSGTGRAYNISGGTLDATALSSNGGAARYIMMGWDGEGDMTVGGGSGIATVKAAGLQFDRNRAGNGSSASTLTLLSQGVVEVGSLGIVGQGDNDGVALSGGVLKGVANSNWGSRVEAVTSTTSTIDVDNGVAVNQTGVLFGDGTINKAGDGSLVLSNAANTHTGTINVNAGTLNVSGNVSSSVVVNNGGAIQGGTDTVPGAATLTTLTTNGGSVANFRVGGGTADQINVTGDGEFTINGSHTVNIIPAGQLAINDSFILYDYEGFINGDGGDGISAVLPNPHYGVSVVNDFFNTWVTLTVDSIDSVIWTGAGGNVWDVDTTESWKTETGDTATNFYDYDIVKFDDANSSGGTINLTGDILTASTSFDHSTNDFTLTGSGIGGAGGLTKAGTGTLTLLNDNTYSGATDIQAGSVVVGNGGTSGAIGGSGDITLATGASLSYNRSDAVNLGRRVVGGGELIYNGSSTFRTGQAGNNMDITINSGTYEALEGGWATGYFSTANKVITINDGGTLLTGTHSLGGLGGGYQRPDLVINQGGTWTVNGGHYMSAGDITLNGGTINVTNTDLRLQGGTMAVNESTGGSTISGLKMTLHATPTFNVADGAADNDLTVSAVIGESGTRGFNKSGAGKMLLEAVNTFTGKITVNEGTLELGTNASVANSSEISVQSGASFNVSAVDGGFVLQDAQKLSGSGAFLGPIQLASGSVIAPGNSAGTMTFDSAMILGVGSTLDFELSGSDQTTGSGINDLMTGITDLTLDGTLNVAELVADDFLNAEAGDRWVLLEYSGTLTDNGLDLGTLPTLTAGLDFELDLSGGGEVGLVVIPEPSTFTLFGLGALALIMRRRKS; encoded by the coding sequence ATGAAAAAGAATATAGATATCAAGAAGGACCGTAATGCAGCCTTTGTGACAGAGTCAGGTATGGCAAATGAGAGACACTCGATGGTGACTCGATTGATGAAATCTTGCATGCTGATGGGTATGGCGGGAATCGTGATGACGAGTCAGACATCAGCTCAAAGCATCAGTGTAAACTTTGGAGCAGACCGAGGTGGTCCCATTAATGAAGCCGGGAAGACATCCGGAGCGGTTCTTGTTCAAGGTGATTATTGGAACAATACTACGGTGAACGGCGGGGGGACCTTAGGTAGTTTGGTCGATAGTACGGGGGTGGTGACTGGAGCCAGTGTGACCTGGACCGCGAATAACAGTTATTTGTCAGGTTCCACGGGGGCGACCGCAACATCGGAGAATGGAGATTTGACCACTGGTTATTTGGATGATGGTGGTGCAGGTTGGTCCGTGACGTTGGATTCACCGTATTTGTTGAATGATATTTATATGATTCAGGCAACGGACCAAGGTGGAGGGACATCGCAGGCTGCCAATTATGCTGCGGTTTCTGTGAATGGAACTTATTACAAAGGAGATGGCGCAGGGTCTACGGTTTTGGCCTCAGGTAGTGCGGATACGTGGTCTGGAGTGAACTGGACCAATGCGGATGCCTTGCTGGAAAGTGATCATTATTTAAAAGTGGAGGATCAGGTGTCCGTGGTGTTGGCTGCCGATCGGAACTCGGCGCGCGCTGCCATTGCGGGGGTTCAAGTAGTAAATGCCTACACGGGAACGTTGAGTTATTGGGATACCAATGGCGCGACAGCCGGTGCAGGTGGAGCGACTCCGAGTGGCAATTGGTCGGATGCTAATTGGTCGGCCAGTGAGACGGGCGAGGCTGCGACGTCGAACTGGACAGGTGGGCATGCCGCTGTCTTTGCTGCTGGGGGTGATGCTACCGGAGCATACACCGTGACCCTTGGTGGGTCTGAGAGCGTGGATGCGGTTTGGGTGCAAGAGGGTGATGTGACTCTGACAGGGGGTACGGTCGCGCTGGGAGGGACGGGTCTGCTGCGGGCCGACGGGGCCAGTACATTGACCATTGATTCGGGTTTGACTGCCACAGATTTAAATACACTGGGAGCCATTACCTTGAACAGTGCCAACACCGTGAGTGGACGGGCAACGATCACCGGAACCACAACCTTGGGTGCTGACCATAGTCTCGGGAGTTTGGCCGGCACAGGGGCCTTGGCCATCGGAGCCAACGCATTGACCGTGGGGAGCGATAATACGGACAGCTCGTATTTGGGTGCCTTGACCGGTAGTGGAAATCTCATCAAGAACGGGACAGGCACTTTGACTGTTCGCAATAACGTTGGCTACACCGGTGCAGCAACCGTGAATGCTGGAACGCTGAATGTAGATGGGGGAGGTAACCTGAACTGGAATGTCTCAGGCTCGGGTAACTTCTCTAAAACGGGAGGTGGCCAGTTGACCGTTCTCAGTGACATTTCAGTCACAGGGACGTTGACTGTGGAAGATGATATCCTCCAGGTCGGCGATGTGGGAACTGCGGGCTCGATCGGAAGCCCTTCAAGTATTGCTCTGAACCGGAACGGTCTGGCTTTGCGTTATCGCCTCAGCGGGAAGGATGTGGTTTTGGATTCTTCGAGTGTAACTTTCGGAGATGTGAATAGTCATTTGCGCCAACATGGAGGAACAGCCGTTGATAAGCTGACCATCACCAATACCACCCTTGCTGGAACGACGACGGATGCCAACGGCAGTGGCGTCCAAGGCCTTATGAGTTCCTATGGAGGTGAGCTGATTTATGGTACAGGAACGACAGCTACATTCAGAGAATTGCAGTTAGCTAACGGTAATGTGATTATCGAAGATGGTGCCGATGTGACAGCCCGTTATCTCAATATTGGTAATGGTGGCGGAACCTCGGGAACCATTACCCAGACTGGTGGCTCCGTCACGATGGAGGCAGGAAGTGCCGGGATTCGTATCGGGCACTGGTCCGGAACAGGAAGAGCTTACAATATCAGCGGTGGAACCCTTGATGCAACTGCCCTCTCTTCAAACGGTGGCGCCGCTCGTTATATTATGATGGGTTGGGATGGTGAAGGTGACATGACCGTAGGTGGTGGATCCGGAATCGCGACCGTCAAAGCCGCGGGTCTCCAGTTTGACCGCAATCGCGCAGGGAATGGATCATCGGCATCCACTCTGACTCTGCTGAGCCAGGGAGTCGTTGAAGTTGGAAGCTTGGGGATTGTCGGGCAGGGGGATAATGATGGAGTTGCTCTCAGTGGCGGTGTGTTAAAAGGTGTTGCCAATTCTAATTGGGGATCCAGAGTTGAGGCTGTTACATCGACGACGAGCACGATTGACGTGGATAATGGAGTTGCGGTCAATCAGACCGGTGTCTTGTTTGGCGATGGTACGATCAATAAAGCCGGTGATGGTTCCTTGGTTCTGAGCAATGCTGCAAATACTCACACGGGAACGATTAACGTGAATGCTGGCACATTGAATGTATCTGGCAATGTAAGCTCGAGTGTTGTTGTTAATAATGGAGGAGCCATTCAAGGAGGGACCGACACTGTTCCTGGAGCGGCCACCTTGACAACCTTGACCACAAATGGCGGCTCTGTTGCCAATTTCCGTGTTGGAGGTGGAACTGCTGATCAAATCAACGTCACAGGAGATGGCGAATTTACGATCAATGGCTCACATACTGTGAATATTATTCCTGCCGGGCAACTTGCGATCAACGATTCATTTATTTTGTATGATTATGAAGGCTTCATCAATGGTGATGGAGGTGATGGAATCAGTGCCGTCTTACCTAACCCTCACTACGGAGTGAGTGTAGTGAATGATTTCTTCAATACCTGGGTTACCCTCACCGTGGATTCGATCGATTCGGTCATTTGGACTGGAGCCGGTGGAAACGTATGGGACGTGGATACCACCGAAAGTTGGAAAACTGAGACCGGAGACACGGCCACGAATTTTTACGATTACGATATTGTGAAGTTCGACGATGCCAATAGCAGTGGTGGAACCATTAACCTGACGGGTGATATTCTCACTGCCAGCACATCGTTTGACCATAGCACCAATGATTTCACCCTGACCGGATCCGGAATTGGTGGCGCTGGCGGACTGACAAAGGCCGGCACCGGAACCTTGACCCTGCTGAATGACAATACTTATAGCGGAGCCACTGATATTCAGGCAGGATCCGTGGTTGTGGGTAATGGTGGGACAAGCGGAGCCATCGGAGGATCCGGTGATATCACGTTGGCGACAGGGGCTAGCCTAAGTTATAACCGCAGCGATGCTGTCAATCTGGGACGCCGTGTGGTCGGTGGTGGTGAGTTGATTTACAACGGTAGCTCGACATTCCGCACCGGACAGGCTGGGAATAACATGGACATCACCATCAACTCCGGAACCTATGAAGCGCTTGAAGGGGGGTGGGCTACTGGATATTTTTCCACTGCTAACAAAGTGATCACCATCAATGACGGTGGAACCCTGCTTACTGGAACGCACAGTTTGGGTGGCCTCGGTGGAGGATACCAGAGACCTGACCTTGTGATCAATCAAGGTGGAACGTGGACAGTGAATGGTGGTCACTATATGAGCGCCGGTGATATCACCTTGAACGGCGGAACGATCAACGTCACGAACACGGACCTACGTCTGCAAGGTGGAACCATGGCTGTGAATGAGTCGACCGGAGGATCCACAATCAGTGGCCTGAAAATGACGCTGCATGCCACTCCGACATTTAATGTTGCGGATGGTGCTGCCGACAATGATCTGACAGTTTCCGCTGTCATAGGAGAAAGCGGAACCCGTGGCTTCAATAAATCTGGCGCAGGTAAAATGCTTCTCGAAGCAGTGAATACATTCACTGGAAAAATAACAGTGAATGAGGGAACACTGGAACTGGGAACCAACGCGTCTGTTGCCAATAGCTCGGAGATCTCAGTGCAAAGCGGGGCCTCGTTTAACGTTTCTGCGGTGGACGGAGGTTTTGTCCTTCAGGATGCCCAGAAGCTCAGTGGTAGCGGAGCTTTCCTCGGGCCTATCCAATTGGCATCCGGATCGGTGATTGCCCCGGGTAACAGTGCCGGCACGATGACCTTCGATTCTGCCATGATTCTTGGCGTCGGATCGACCTTGGACTTTGAGCTCAGTGGATCAGATCAAACCACTGGCTCGGGTATCAACGATTTGATGACCGGTATCACGGATCTCACACTGGACGGCACCTTAAACGTGGCCGAACTGGTGGCGGATGATTTCCTCAATGCCGAGGCTGGCGACCGTTGGGTGCTGCTGGAATACTCAGGCACGCTGACCGATAACGGATTGGATCTGGGAACACTGCCTACTTTGACCGCAGGTCTTGACTTCGAATTGGACCTCTCTGGAGGAGGTGAGGTTGGCCTGGTCGTTATCCCTGAGCCCTCAACCTTCACCTTGTTTGGGCTGGGTGCCTTGGCTCTGATCATGCGCCGCCGTAAAAGCTAA
- the ilvY gene encoding HTH-type transcriptional activator IlvY has protein sequence MNLHELQHFLVLAEQLHFGKASQLCNLSASALTRSIQRLENSVGQELFERNNRSVTLTSAGITFQQYAKKTIRDWQRLQGELQLPDTVGGLVSIYASVTAVYSLLPELLEAYRTQYPDVHLELRTGSAEQSLQQVISGDIDLSVAALPDHPLKDLAFMPLTKTKLVFIGPKDFDQDFDPARTPLVIPRTGLSRNRLDRWMKQQNIRPRISTEVSGNEGLLAMVRLGCGIGIVPELVLERSPFRYEVKIIRQTPKLKPYVVGLCTTPANLKRNNIHALWHLAEQHQLQEPSRSRRTGAK, from the coding sequence ATGAACCTTCACGAACTACAACATTTTCTGGTTCTCGCCGAACAGCTCCATTTTGGGAAAGCCAGTCAACTCTGCAACCTCAGCGCCTCCGCACTGACTCGCAGCATCCAGCGTCTGGAAAACTCTGTAGGACAAGAACTGTTCGAGCGAAACAACCGCAGTGTCACCCTGACTTCAGCAGGTATCACTTTCCAGCAGTATGCAAAAAAAACCATCCGTGACTGGCAACGCCTGCAAGGGGAGCTGCAGCTGCCTGACACCGTCGGAGGCCTCGTTTCCATCTATGCATCGGTAACGGCCGTTTACAGTCTTCTGCCTGAATTACTGGAGGCCTACCGCACTCAATACCCGGATGTGCACCTCGAACTTCGAACCGGATCTGCGGAACAATCCCTGCAGCAAGTCATCTCTGGAGACATTGACTTGTCCGTAGCCGCGCTGCCGGATCACCCACTCAAAGATTTGGCGTTTATGCCGCTCACCAAAACCAAGCTCGTTTTTATCGGACCCAAAGATTTTGACCAGGACTTCGATCCCGCGCGCACCCCCCTCGTCATTCCCCGCACCGGCTTGTCCAGAAATCGACTCGACCGATGGATGAAGCAACAAAACATCCGCCCCCGCATCAGCACCGAGGTCTCAGGCAACGAAGGACTGCTGGCCATGGTCCGGCTAGGCTGCGGCATCGGTATCGTCCCCGAGCTGGTGCTCGAACGGAGCCCGTTCCGATATGAAGTTAAAATCATCCGCCAAACGCCAAAACTCAAACCCTACGTCGTCGGACTCTGCACCACACCGGCCAACTTAAAGCGAAACAACATCCATGCCTTGTGGCACCTGGCGGAACAGCACCAGCTGCAAGAGCCCTCTCGTTCCCGTCGGACAGGAGCCAAGTAG
- a CDS encoding PEP-CTERM sorting domain-containing protein, translating into MKKITIPLSMGVSMALTVAQANAQTDVVKDDNGTSLVTGSSWVGGSVPADTDTAVFNDTYTQTGNLGTGAGLTYYGIRLDGVSVTTDVVVNNTTYNNFVSTKEGGIDMSAAVRDLKIVGYVAAGDQEWSLASGRTLTLGGTRFTGTGDVNITGDGTTVINTNGSGAYSGTMTLSGGLLTLNDLDGGNVVVNDAGTLSGEAQLAGDLTLGSSAGATLFADVSTSAAMGVGNLNLVGTNTVSFSSGSTGSVDVLTYANLATGSVANLQVDAASASMYRNAPVLADTGSAITLTFAAGDHVTWTGANDANWDVNTTSNWDNGAATNFYNLDSVIFDDSASVFEIDLVSEVSVGSMTFNNTTAYTIGGGSIAIGSGITASGDVVIVSNLTLSGDRTFSAASGTTLRLGGVISGAGGMEYNGEGTMNLSGRNTFAGGVTVNSGEVILSGGGWYQNPAQGSGMLTVNEGAVVVNWNAHSFGGRDSTSADMTLNGGSFQLRSSTYVDDVWMTGGKVEDYLSNNADFRTRGGGGTVITVEDSAVQSVISTKYNTVGNSTITVNDPDTDFLLSGQITGNKKITKNGVGTLLLTGNNSAYSGAVEIGSGTLKSGDGGTSGGLGSGAVTNNGTLIYNRSDDVTLNGITGGGVITKLGAGLLEVTGDVKSNGDADYITWNFNEGTVAVSKRDQLHDDGIGDFGTVFSFDGGTLLYRNGWNDVGNQDNIGSYKEFQLNDGGGTMSTESAVNVNIDSVVKGTGALTKTGTGTLTLSKVNTYTGNTTVAEGILSLAGSGSIAASSEIEVKAGASFDVSAMSSTFELQNGQTLGGAGAVIGPIQLASGSVIAPGNSAGTMTFDSAMILGVGSTLDFELSGSDQTTGSGINDLMTGVTDLTLDGTLNVAELVADDFLNAEAGDRWVLLEYSGTLTDNGLDLGTLPTLTAGLDFELDLSGGGEVGLVVIPEPSTFTLFGLGAFALIMRRSKN; encoded by the coding sequence ATGAAAAAAATAACCATTCCCTTGAGCATGGGGGTATCCATGGCTCTTACCGTCGCGCAAGCGAATGCACAAACTGATGTTGTTAAAGATGATAATGGAACCAGCCTGGTGACCGGTAGTTCTTGGGTCGGAGGCTCTGTTCCTGCGGATACCGACACCGCCGTATTCAATGATACTTATACGCAGACTGGAAATTTGGGCACCGGAGCAGGTCTGACCTATTACGGGATTCGTCTCGATGGTGTAAGCGTGACGACGGATGTCGTGGTGAATAACACGACGTATAATAACTTTGTGTCTACGAAAGAGGGCGGGATTGATATGTCAGCTGCAGTTCGCGACCTCAAGATTGTCGGTTATGTGGCAGCGGGCGACCAAGAGTGGAGCTTGGCCTCTGGCCGGACTTTGACCTTGGGAGGGACTCGCTTCACCGGAACAGGTGATGTCAACATTACAGGTGACGGAACCACAGTGATCAATACGAACGGAAGTGGTGCGTATTCAGGAACCATGACGCTGTCCGGAGGCTTGCTGACCTTGAATGACCTCGATGGCGGAAATGTGGTGGTCAATGACGCAGGAACGCTGAGTGGTGAGGCGCAGTTGGCTGGAGATTTAACTTTAGGTTCATCTGCGGGAGCCACTTTGTTTGCGGACGTTTCGACTAGTGCTGCGATGGGAGTTGGGAACCTCAATCTTGTGGGGACGAACACCGTTAGTTTTTCATCAGGTAGTACGGGGAGTGTCGATGTTCTCACTTATGCTAACCTTGCGACCGGAAGTGTGGCTAATTTACAAGTCGATGCCGCCAGTGCTTCGATGTACCGTAACGCCCCGGTGCTGGCTGATACGGGTAGTGCCATCACATTGACTTTTGCGGCAGGTGATCATGTCACATGGACGGGGGCTAATGATGCCAATTGGGATGTGAATACAACCAGCAACTGGGATAATGGAGCAGCAACTAACTTTTATAATCTTGATTCAGTGATTTTTGATGACTCCGCCAGTGTATTTGAGATTGATTTGGTTTCAGAGGTGTCTGTTGGATCAATGACTTTTAATAATACGACAGCCTATACGATTGGAGGAGGAAGTATTGCTATTGGCTCTGGAATCACAGCGAGTGGAGATGTTGTGATTGTTAGTAATTTAACTCTGAGTGGTGACCGCACCTTTAGCGCCGCCTCGGGAACGACGCTCAGATTGGGTGGCGTTATTAGTGGCGCGGGAGGTATGGAATACAATGGGGAGGGGACGATGAATCTTTCCGGAAGAAATACCTTTGCAGGAGGGGTAACCGTGAACAGTGGCGAAGTAATTTTGTCTGGTGGCGGATGGTATCAAAACCCAGCACAAGGGTCAGGCATGCTGACGGTGAATGAAGGGGCCGTGGTGGTAAACTGGAATGCACATTCATTTGGTGGAAGAGACAGCACTTCGGCGGATATGACTTTGAATGGAGGATCTTTCCAACTCCGCTCTTCAACCTACGTTGATGATGTTTGGATGACGGGAGGTAAGGTTGAGGATTATTTATCCAATAATGCTGATTTCCGGACAAGAGGAGGAGGGGGCACGGTGATTACGGTTGAGGATTCAGCGGTCCAGTCGGTAATTTCAACGAAATATAATACGGTTGGAAACTCAACCATTACGGTGAATGACCCTGATACTGACTTTTTATTGAGTGGTCAAATTACAGGAAATAAAAAGATCACTAAAAATGGGGTGGGAACCTTGTTGCTGACAGGGAATAACTCAGCTTATTCGGGGGCTGTCGAGATTGGTTCAGGAACTTTAAAATCGGGTGATGGTGGCACTTCCGGAGGTTTGGGCTCAGGTGCCGTTACTAACAATGGCACACTCATCTACAATAGATCAGATGATGTCACTTTAAATGGTATTACCGGTGGCGGTGTGATCACCAAACTGGGTGCTGGGCTTTTAGAAGTGACGGGCGATGTGAAGTCGAACGGAGACGCTGATTATATCACATGGAATTTTAATGAGGGAACTGTTGCTGTGAGTAAGCGGGATCAATTGCATGATGATGGCATTGGCGACTTTGGAACCGTATTCTCCTTTGATGGTGGAACACTCTTGTACCGCAATGGCTGGAATGATGTTGGCAATCAGGACAATATTGGTTCCTACAAGGAGTTTCAACTCAATGACGGAGGTGGCACCATGTCCACCGAGTCTGCGGTCAATGTGAATATTGATAGTGTGGTTAAGGGAACGGGAGCTCTCACTAAAACGGGAACCGGAACCTTAACCTTATCCAAAGTTAATACTTACACTGGGAATACGACGGTTGCAGAGGGAATACTCAGTTTGGCGGGAAGTGGTTCGATTGCGGCCTCTTCTGAGATCGAAGTGAAAGCTGGAGCCTCCTTCGATGTCTCGGCCATGAGTTCGACCTTCGAGCTTCAGAATGGACAAACGCTTGGTGGCGCTGGTGCAGTGATTGGGCCTATCCAATTGGCATCCGGATCGGTGATTGCCCCGGGTAACAGTGCCGGCACGATGACCTTCGATTCTGCCATGATTCTTGGCGTCGGATCGACCTTGGACTTTGAGCTCAGTGGCTCCGATCAAACCACGGGCTCCGGTATCAATGATTTGATGACCGGTGTCACGGATCTCACACTGGACGGCACCTTGAACGTGGCCGAACTGGTGGCGGATGACTTCCTCAATGCCGAGGCTGGCGATCGCTGGGTGCTGCTGGAATACTCAGGCACGCTGACCGATAACGGATTGGATCTGGGCACACTGCCTACCTTGACCGCAGGTCTGGACTTTGAGTTGGATCTTTCTGGTGGAGGAGAGGTTGGTCTAGTCGTCATCCCTGAGCCCTCAACCTTCACCTTGTTTGGCCTGGGTGCCTTCGCCCTGATCATGCGCCGCAGCAAAAATTAG